The following coding sequences lie in one Musa acuminata AAA Group cultivar baxijiao chromosome BXJ1-8, Cavendish_Baxijiao_AAA, whole genome shotgun sequence genomic window:
- the LOC103996292 gene encoding nucleobase-ascorbate transporter 1 — MENISHPPMEQLQDLEYCIDSNPPWVETILLAFQNYILMLGTSVMIPSMLVPLMGGTDADKIRVIQTLLFVSGINTLLQALFGTRLPTIVGGSFSYVIPILYIIRDSSLQQIPDPHERFLQTMRAIQGALIIASSLQIIIGYSQLWGIFSRFFSPLGMAPVIGLVGLGLFDRGFSAVGNCVEIGIPMLLMLIGLSQYLKHYRPFRDIPIFERFPVLICVTIIWIYSLILTAGGAYNHRPARTQNSCRTDRANLISSAPWFKFPYPLQWGAPTFDAGHSVAMMAAVLVSIIESTGAYKAASRLAIATPPPAYVLSRGIGWQGIGVLLDGLFGTGTGSTVSVENVGLLGLTRVGSRRVVQISAGFMIFFSTLGKFGAVFASIPFPIFAALYCVLFGLVASVGISFLQFTNMNSMRNLIITGLSLFLGISVPQYFNDTRVSSGHAPVNTHAGWFNGFLNTIFLSPPTVGLIVSIFLDNTLEVEKSKKDRGMPWWVKFRTFRGDNRNEEFYTLPFNLNRFFPPT; from the exons TTGAAACTATCTTGTTGGCTTTTCAAAATTACATTCTAATGCTTGGCACCAGTGTGATGATTCCCTCAATGCTTGTTCCACTAATGGGTGGGACTGAT GCTGACAAGATTCGAGTTATACAAACATTGTTGTTTGTATCTGGCATCAACACGCTTTTGCAAGCATTGTTTGGAACACGTTTACCAACCATCGTGGGTGGTTCCTTCTCTTATGTGATACCTATCCTTTATATCATTCGAGACTCATCTTTGCAGCAAATTCCTGATCCACATGAA AGGTTTTTGCAAACTATGAGAGCCATTCAGGGAGCACTAATCATTGCATCCAGTTTGCAGATAATAATTGGTTATAGTCAGCTTTGGGGGATCTTTTCAAG GTTTTTCAGTCCGCTAGGTATGGCACCTGTAATTGGATTGGTTGGCTTGGGACTATTTGATCGAGGTTTCTCTGCT GTAGGAAACTGTGTGGAAATAGGCATTCCAATGCTTTTGATGCTCATTGGGCTGTCACAG TATCTGAAGCACTACAGGCCTTTCAGAGATATTCCCATCTTTGAACGCTTTCCAGTTCTCATCTGTGTCACAATCATTTGGATATATTCTCTTATCCTAACAGCAGGTGGCGCATATAACCATAGACCTGCAAGAACTCAAAACAGCTGTCGCACTGATAGGGCAAATCTAATATCATCCGCTCCTTG GTTCAAGTTCCCATATCCTTTGCAATGGGGTGCACCGACTTTTGATGCTGGCCATTCAGTAGCCATGATGGCTGCTGTATTGGTTTCTATCATAGAG TCAACTGGTGCATATAAGGCAGCATCACGCCTAGCTATTGCAACACCTCCTCCTGCTTATGTATTGAGCCGAGGCATTGGTTGGCAG GGGATAGGTGTACTGCTGGATGGTCTGTTTGGGACGGGAACAGGCTCTACTGTTTCTgt GGAGAATGTTGGGCTTCTTGGACTTACTAGAGTTGGCAGCCGTAGGGTTGTTCAGATTTCTGCTGGATTCATGATATTCTTTTCCACCTTAG GGAAATTTGGAGCCGTCTTCGCATCGATTCCATTTCCTATATTTGCTGCATTGTACTGTGTCCTTTTTGGCCTTGTTG CTTCTGTTGGAATATCATTCCTTCAGTTTACAAATATGAACTCTATGAGAAACCTCATCATCACTGGTCTCTCACTTTTCCTTGGAATATCTGTTCCACAATATTTCAATGATACTCGGGTTTCTTCTGGTCACGCACCCGTAAATACACATGCAGGATGG TTCAATGGGTTCTTGAATACGATCTTCCTATCACCTCCAACTGTTGGGTTGATTGTCAGCATATTTCTCGACAACACGTTGGAAGTTGAGAAGTCCAAGAAGGACAGGGGGATGCCATGGTGGGTAAAATTTAGAACCTTCAGAGGCGACAACCGGAACGAGGAGTTCTATACACTTCCTTTCAATCTCAACAGATTCTTTCCGCCAACCTAG